The DNA sequence GTCATTCTGGAGGGCAAACCCGTCCGGACACCCGACGCCGGTACGTTCTGGCGGGTAGTGCAGGACTACGGCGTCAACGTGCTGTTTACGGCCCCCACGGCGTTCCGGGCCATCCGAAAAGAAGATCCTGATGCGGAGCGCAGCCGCGGTTATGACCTCTCATCGCTGCAGGCGGTGTTTGTGGCCGGTGAACGCTGCGACCCGTCTACGCTGCATTGGCTCGAGTCCATCGTTAACGTACCGGTCATTGACCACTGGTGGCAAACGGAATCCGGCTGGCCTATGGTTGCCAACCCGCTGGGTATCGAAGCCCTGCCCGTTAAACCCGGCTCGGCCACCAAACCCGTCTGCGGCTACGATCTGCAGATCCTGGACGAAGACGGGCACCCCGTGGGACCCAACGAAACCGGTCTGGTATGCCTTAAACTGCCCCTGCCACCCGGTTGCCTGCCCACCCTCTGGCACGACGACCAGCGGTTCCGGGACGCCTACCTGAGCCGTTTTCCGGGTTACTATCTCTCCGGCGATGGCGGGTATGTGGATGACGACGGGTACGTGTTTATCATGGGCCGCGTAGACGACGTGATCAACGTAGCGGGGCACCGGCTCTCGACCGGCGAGATGGAAGAGCTGCTGGGCAGTCATCCGGCGGTAGCCGAGTGCGCCGTAGTGGGCATTGCCTGTCCCCTGCGCGGACAACGGCCGCTGGGATTTGTCGTGCTCAAAGACGGCGTCCGGATCGATGAGCGCACCCTCGAAGCCGAGCTGGTGGCGCTGCTGCGCGACCGGATCGGGGCGGTTGCTTACTTCCGGAACGCCCTCGTAGTACAACGCCTGCCTAAGACGCGGTCGGGCAAGATTCTGCGCAAAACCATCCGGCAACTTGCCGACGGCGAAACCTATACCATCCCGTCTACCATTGACGACCCCCTGATTCTGGACGAGATCACCGGGGCCCTGGCCAGCCGGCAGCTCGGTATTGCCTTCGATTCAGAGTAGCCGCAACGGGTAGGCGCGGGGTGTCA is a window from the Spirosoma rigui genome containing:
- a CDS encoding propionyl-CoA synthetase, which gives rise to MPYADTYPYSLTHPDDFWAKQARSIPWFRQPARILSAGAADYARDKQDPAWTEAMNRGEARWFADGQLNTCYAALDYHVEQGRADQDALIYDSPVTQTVRRFTYRQLRDEVAKVAGALQALGVTKGDTVVIYMPMIPETAFAMLACARIGAVHSVVFGGFAPHELALRIDDAHPDVVLSASCGIEFGTVIPYKPLLNDALQRATHQPGHCLILQRPQCTAELQPGRDHDWQSLVDAVETADCVPVAATDPLYILYTSGTTGKPKGIVRDNGGHAVALNYSMGAVYNLQPGQVIFTASDFGWAVGHSYSVYGPLLRGCTSVILEGKPVRTPDAGTFWRVVQDYGVNVLFTAPTAFRAIRKEDPDAERSRGYDLSSLQAVFVAGERCDPSTLHWLESIVNVPVIDHWWQTESGWPMVANPLGIEALPVKPGSATKPVCGYDLQILDEDGHPVGPNETGLVCLKLPLPPGCLPTLWHDDQRFRDAYLSRFPGYYLSGDGGYVDDDGYVFIMGRVDDVINVAGHRLSTGEMEELLGSHPAVAECAVVGIACPLRGQRPLGFVVLKDGVRIDERTLEAELVALLRDRIGAVAYFRNALVVQRLPKTRSGKILRKTIRQLADGETYTIPSTIDDPLILDEITGALASRQLGIAFDSE